A region of the Bradysia coprophila strain Holo2 unplaced genomic scaffold, BU_Bcop_v1 contig_232, whole genome shotgun sequence genome:
TTCTACTACAGTGATATGTTCATCGTCTGTGAAGATataaattatgttcaaaaaaatgtgtcattaCCTCGTGAGTTAGTGTATTCGGTCTCCTGGACAAAATTACTGAGAATAACTGTCCTGTAGGCACGGTTTGACAAAACGTTAGAACCAAATGAGTGCCAACAGCTTTCATCACTTGAAGCGTTCCAGTAAACTGAGTGTACGGCGTATTTCTTTCAGCATCTTTTtgtatatgcaaaatacaaatTGATTTTGCGATTAACTCTtccattttctatgaaaattgaaaatataaaacactCCCAACCTGCAAGTGGCGGCGAAGATATCCAAAAGCCACGTCGGGTCGTATTGTATCGGAGAGAATATTCCAGCACAGTTCCTCTTTCCTCCCAGATCAGTCTAACATAGTTGTATTGATTCGGGCGAGGTCTACTCCTTTCGGCATTGTAGTAGGGAGCATCAAATGAATCGTAGGTTGGAGAACGTGTTGTAATTTGCTGTGAATGTAGTtggagaaaatgaaataaaattcaaagagCTATGTGCGGAAGAGGCAATCAAACCTCGTGGGTCGTTTCCTTTATGTGGACTGTGACGCAAGTATCCACTAATTTGTCACTTTCATAACTGTTTTGATGTTGCAGTACTTCGGCGCCATACCACATTCCAGTTatctaaaaattgattttatgtagaaaatcgttttctttcAGCTTGAAATCCGATCAAATAATTTGCCTAATCTGAGTGATCATTTGTCTAAAAATTTGAACTGAAATCGCAACGTCGCGTAGCACGTGGCACCCTTTCCCTCTTTTTGTCATACTTTCTCATTTTGACATCAACTTCTGATCTACTGAGCCAACACACCTAGCATAGTAGTAGAATATTGTTTATGTCAGAGTAATATTTACACTACCAGCATGACTTTGAGCAGGGCTTATTTTAAGGAAGTTAAATTCCCCAAAAATTGTCTAACTTTGAGAAATCTTCTAAATTTTGGGCTGTCCATGGCAAGGTCCATGGGCGtacaatattttgaataatctTTTAAATTTAGCGATATCTATGGTCGTGCGatcttttgagaaaattttaatttttgggcTGTCTTTGGTCGTACAATCTTTTGagaaatcttttaaatttcaaGCTGCCTACGATCGTATGATCTTTAGAGAAATCATGTACATTTTTGGCTGTCTTTGATCGCgtgaattttataaaatttaagagAAACCAGAATtgcttgaatttttggtaatttttgaaattttcggaCATTTAACTCCCTAAAATGATCCTACTGCCTAGaaacaatataaaaatgaaaaattgcacTGTCGTAATTTATAACTTATTTGAAATAAGCAATTTTCTACTACTATGCTAGGTGCGTCGACTGGACCGGCTTTCATAACTACTTTGTATTAGATTATAGTATCACAAAGCGGATGCCACTGTTTTTCAAGCTAATGAATTAGTAATTTGAGTtcgataaataatttgaatgattCAGTATAACGCAAATCGTTAACTTGTTGAaagaagattgaaattctaaCGTTAAGAGATTGAAttgcttttgttttaatttaaaatatttctccgAAGTGATCACTGATCACAGTATTATCAATGCATCATAAGCAGTCTTTTGTCATGTCGGCTTCTATtaacaataattaattttgcattttataaattaatttaggTTGCTGCTGTACTGGGTGTCATGTCACATGCTAGcacgtaattttgtttaatcaGTTGTGATTCTGATCACAATTTTCTGATATTTATAGCTTCATTTATAGTCTCACTTTTATGGAAGGAATAGCAATAAATAATGGGAAATTATATGAACCGCCAgtcaaattattcaatttgtcagttattttattacatttctcAGGTATTCTCCTAAACTTGTCTCCTtgtaacaaattatttaaataactGACAAACTGTAAGAAAATAACTTGCGTTTTATTACAGTCCGTAAATAGTGAggacttttgattttgatatttGTTTTTCCATACAAGAGAAGTGATTGATTGTGATAACTGACAATAATATTCCATACACAATGCAATCATTATTCGGATAGCCTTGCCTGTtgcatataaaatattttgatttacaCGATAAATAGGTATTACTAATGTAACTATTAATCTCATCACTCGCATGTgctaattgaattgaaatatatATAATTTGCGATGCGTAGATACAACAACAACTGGACACTTTTTGTGGTTTCCTCTTGCCTTCCAATGACACGAtttttatgtgataaaattcTTGCATCAAACGATGAATGCAGAACGCAACACTAAAGAGCTATTGCTATGGAACAACGTTGAATTGTCGTGTACACTCTACAGTAAGGTCACTAGTACCAAACATGGATAGTGAATATGTTCTAAGGAATTTTGTGAGTATCCCATTTGTGCATGAACCACGAAACGTTGGAAGTTTCATCtcgattaaaataaaattttccacttttttccaAGGTTCAGAACAAACTCatccgaagtttcagctgatGTGAGTGAACGACTATTTTCTTACATGcggtaatagttatttgtttaccgagggaagaaaatatcaaattccaacaagaacgAAGTTTTTCGGTCAGGGCGAGGTGTGATTAGCCGTTTTTCTACACGAGGAAattacaacttttttctctTGATTTGTTTTCGTTACACTTCGTTCGAgttacaactcgcgaaattacCTAAAACGTTGGTGATGGTGAAAACGTCCTCGAGCGCAATTACGCTACATCCTCGGGCGAACGTTTCTAATACACATTTTTGATCCCAGTAACATAATAAACTATTTCTACACGCAGACAGGcgagaaaataatcattttctccCTTCCACTGAAACTCTAAACTCTAAAAgcttttgttgtaaaaaacgTTGATTTTTCCTCAGCCTTCGACATTTGTTCTgcgtaaaaaatttgacggctgtcagttgaaaatttacgaaaaaatctttaaattcaataccctctctagcaaccaaacttgATCTTGACGCAGTCAAAATGccaccttattttgacaaatatgACACCAGGgtctattttaaggaatttaatttccaaaaatttccaaaatttcacaaatttcacaaaaattcttaaaatttccaaattttgttttctgttagatctcatttcgaagtaatcagttaagctca
Encoded here:
- the LOC119076141 gene encoding uncharacterized protein LOC119076141, which codes for MKKFFIFVGVLSAMTKWSMCTSDYGIDGHIPGGSAQFCADLNPQNHLDISQITGMWYGAEVLQHQNSYESDKLVDTCVTVHIKETTHEQITTRSPTYDSFDAPYYNAERSRPRPNQYNYVRLIWEERGTVLEYSLRYNTTRRGFWISSPPLADAERNTPYTQFTGTLQVMKAVGTHLVLTFCQTVPTGQLFSVILSRRPNTLTHEDIQSVRNLLRRRGLSTSSIRRVCATGNAPAVTFSSILLLGLAFLFYY